The Cylindrospermopsis curvispora GIHE-G1 genome contains a region encoding:
- a CDS encoding pentapeptide repeat-containing protein, translating to MSELERYYTLLDLEPGATIEEINQAYKDLVFVWHPDRLPKDNHRLQKKAHDKIKALNQAREKLRSFQDQSQPGHNSEPPTSKKSPYPPPQTNYYRPNQPPPQNPDLSGRDFSHANLSNKDLSGRNLSYANLSGSNLSDTFMHKVNLRGANLSGANLFRANLLLADLREANLRAANLIGADLSGADLRGADLTGARMRSGERLLVKLVGANLTGAIMPDGAIYG from the coding sequence ATGAGCGAACTGGAGCGTTATTACACACTATTAGATTTAGAGCCTGGTGCAACCATAGAAGAGATTAACCAAGCTTACAAAGATTTAGTTTTTGTTTGGCATCCCGATCGCCTACCTAAGGATAATCACCGCTTACAGAAAAAAGCCCATGATAAGATCAAGGCCTTAAATCAAGCACGGGAAAAATTACGCTCCTTTCAAGACCAGTCTCAACCTGGACATAATTCTGAGCCACCTACATCCAAAAAGTCCCCTTACCCACCACCACAGACTAACTATTACCGACCAAATCAACCCCCTCCCCAAAATCCGGATCTAAGTGGTAGAGATTTTAGCCATGCTAACCTCAGCAATAAGGACCTATCAGGTAGAAATCTTAGCTATGCCAATTTAAGTGGATCTAATCTTAGTGATACTTTTATGCACAAGGTTAATCTTAGAGGTGCAAATCTATCAGGAGCTAATTTATTCCGAGCCAACTTACTATTGGCAGATTTAAGAGAGGCAAACTTACGTGCAGCCAATTTAATAGGTGCAGATCTCAGCGGTGCAGATCTGCGAGGTGCTGACCTAACTGGTGCTAGAATGCGCTCAGGGGAGCGTCTCCTGGTCAAGCTAGTGGGTGCAAACCTTACAGGAGCCATTATGCCTGATGGTGCAATTTATGGTTAA